GATCATCACGCACCACGCGGTGACGATGTCGCGGATGGATCGGTTGTTTGGTGTGACGATGGGCGAGCAGGGTGTGTCGCAGCTTGTGTCCGTAGACCTGAAGAAGGCCGAGGCGATGGTTGCTTAAACGGCAGGGAGACGCGCGTGCAAGCACGACGCCCCTCCCGCCGTCCCGTTATGTTGGTGCGTGACCTGGCATGCGTTGTTTCCACAAAGCGCGTGCTTCTTCTGGTGCAAGGCGTTCGACCTTCATCTTTTCCGCGCGTTCGGCTTTGTGTTTGTCAAAGCGGTCGATGTAGACAAGCGTGGCCCCTGCGCTGAGCAGGCTGATCGTCCAGAGCCAAAATACCAAACTGAGGCCCAGTACAATTCCGATATCGCGCGACCATTGGAACGGAATTTTTTCATCTGCCATCAAATCGATAATTGTCAAAGTTCCGGATAAGCGATCACCTTGCCCGATCAGAGCTGCGAAGCTTTCAAGAGCAGGCAGGCTAAGTTCGGACATCAGATAAACGATAAACACAAGCGCCAGAAGTGGCACGAACCCTGCACCGAAGCCTGCGAGCGGTGTGTGGGGGTTACCGCTGGGGTCACGACCAATCGCGACAGAGGCCAGCGGCACAAGCAAAGCCGTGTAGAATGCCGTAAAGCCCAACCATGACACTGTACTGAGCTTCACCATCATCGGGATGTCAGTCACAACTTTAGTCAGGACGTAGTCGAGTGTCGCATTTTCCAGCAGAACAACGATGTCGTTAACGCTGAGCGAAACCGATCTCAGGTAAAAGAATGCAGCAATCATTGCGATTAGCGTAGTCGCAAACCCAACCAGCAATCCGTAGCCTGCTGCTGGAAGGATCAGTTTCCAAAAGTTAACCGCAGGCTTATGGCCTCTTGTGGTTAATCCAAGTCGTAGTCCGATCAGCATAGGAAAAGAGTAAATTGCAGACAGCAAGATCGCGAATAGCGCGGACGTAGCAATCAAGGCAAAGGTGCCGCGAAAGTCGCCCATCCCGTTGCGGGCGTACAAAATGTAGATGTCAAAAGTGACAATGAATGCGAGTAAGGTCAGCCCGATAAGTCCGCACACCATGATCGGGAAAACGATGATGTATTGCCACAGGATGTTGAACGAAAACGGAATTGCGCGGAGTGCTATCATTGGACCAGCTCGAAAACTCATTAGGAATAATTATCCTAAAAGGGTGACCGAGCCCTGTGTCAGGATTTTGACCACAGCGTGGAGTTGTTGTGTGGGGCTTTGACTATCGCGCTAGTTTGGCAGTCGTGCCCGTAGCACCCGCAGCATGTTTTCACCCATGACTTTGCGAATTTGCGTTTCGGGTGTGCGTATGTCGACAAGCGCCTGCGTGATGGCCGCCAGTTCTGAGGTGTCGAGCGACGTTGTGACCGACCCGTCGAAATCTGACCCGAGGCTGACGTGGTTTTCGCCGACCAGATCAATCGCGGCCTGAATGCTGCGTGCGATGCCCGCTGGACTGTCGTCACAGACCGCCGTGCGCCAATAACCAATGGCGATGACACCGCCTTTGGCTGCGATATCTTGCATCAGCCCGTCGTCGTAGTTCCGTTCGCTCGGGCAGGCCCCAAAAATGCCGGTGTGGCTGACCACGATGGGCATGTCCGTGATCGCAAGCACGTCGCGTGCGACCTGGGGTGACGAATGGGCCAGATCGAGGATAAGGTTGCGTTGTTCAACTTGCGTCACAACTTCGCGGCCAAAATCGGTGAGCCCTGCGTTGTTTTCGCCATGCAGCGATCCGCCGAGTGCGTTGTCGAAGAAATGTTGCAGCGCGATCATGCGGTGGCCCGCGTCGGTAAGTTTTGCGAGGTTTGCGATATCGCCCTCGAGCGGATGCGCGCCTTCGATGCCCAGAAGCCCGCCGACCACGTTTTGGCCTGCAGCCCGATCCGCGAGGAGCTGTTCGAGGTCGGATTGCGTTTCGATGACCCGCAACTGTTCGCTCTTGTCCGCGAAGTGGTGCAGTTTTTCGGCTTGGTACAGCGCTCGTTCCAACAGGCTGTTCCATGTGCGGGGCGGCCAGAGCTGCCCGATTGCCAACAACGTAATGTTGTCCGTGGCGTCGGCCGCATTTTCATGAATGTTTTGGCCTGCCGGACTTTTTGTGACGGCCGTGAACATCTGGATGGCGACATTACCTTCTAGCAGACGCGGGATGTCGACGTGTCCGATGTCGCTGCGCTTGAGCAGATTGCGATCCCAAAGCAGCGCGTCTGCGTGCCAATCGCCGATGATCAGACTGTCGTGAAGCGCCTGTGCCTGATCGCTGATCGGGTAGGGCGCGTGTGGTCGCACGGCATTGCGTTCGGCGGCGACATAGTACGGCGCGAAATAGAAGAACGCAGCAATTGCGATAAGAACGAGAACAGCGAATGCTTTGAAAAACCGTTTCATAGTGCGTTCAAAAGTCCAGTGGTTGGCCATGCGTCCGCGGGTAGGCCCAGCCGTTGTTGTTCCAACTGGATCGCATCGCGAGTTTTCGCGCCGAGGATGCCGTCGATGCCGCCTACGTCATGCCCGCGTGCCGCAAGTTTGCTTTGTAGCGCTTGCATTTGATCGCCCGACAGGCCCGGTGTCGGGTTGCCTGCATCGTAGACCGGACCACCTGCGAGCCGTGTCGCGAAATAGGCGGCGGTGGTGACGTAAACGAAGCTTTGGTTCCATTCGAAATAGACATCGAAGTTGTCGTAGGCGAAGAACGCTGGCCCGTTGCGCCCCATTGGCAAAACGACGCGAGCCGTCAGGTTCGTGGGGGCGGTTCCGTCGCGGGAAGTCACGCCAAGTGCGTTCCATTCGGCGACGGTTTTAGGGTGTTTCAGGCCGGTTTGCGCCCAATCCAGCGTGTCCGGCACGCGGATTTCTTGCAACCATGGTTGGTTAGGTTTCCATCCCAAACCGGACAGCACATTTGCGCCGGACATCAACGCATCTGCGGCTGATCCTTTCAGATCAATTTTGCCGTCTCCGTCGCCGTCCAACCCGCTTTCGATGATATCACCGGGCAGCATTTGGACTTGGCCGATTTCGCCCGCCCATGCGCCTGTTGTTGTGTCGGGGTTAAAATTGCCGCGTTCGTTCAATTCAATCGCTGCGATCAACTGCGGGCGGAACAGTTCGGGGCGGCGGCAATCATGCGCCAACGTCACAAGCGCGTTGCGTGTGTTAAAATCACCTTGGAAGCTGCCGTAGTCGGTTTCAAAAGCCCAAAAGGCCAGAATGACTTCGCGGGGGATGCCGAATTGCGCTTCGATCCGGTCAAAGGTGGCAGCGTTGCGTCGTGCAGCCGCAACGCCATTGTCGATCCGGTTTTGGCTGATCAAAGCACGGGAAAACGCGATGAAGTCTTTTTGAAACACGCCTTGGGACCGATCCGCGTTCAGCACGCGTTGATCAATTCGCGCCCCGTTCAGCACGCCATCGGCGGCGGTGGGGGACAACCCGTTCGCGACGGCTTCGGCTTTGACGCCTGCAAGAAACGCGGGAAGCGGGCCACCGCAGGTTTGCGCCACAGCAGGGCTTGCGAGCATGGAAAGGGCGAAAGCGAGGCGGCGCATGGCGGTTCCTGTCAGTTAGGTTTTGCGAAAGGTAACAGCCGTGCCACTGCGCGCAACGGCTGCGATTAGATGATGGCGACAAACAGCGCGATGGCGAGCGTCACCCACCACGCCGCCCACAACGTTTGCGTGGTTTGGGCGATGTCGTCGGGGCCGAGGGTGTGTTTGCCCGCCTCGTTGACATAGGGGAATAGCGTTAGTTTGCCGTCGTAACTGCGTGGGCCAGCCAGTGCGACGTTTTGCTTGTAGGCCATCGCGGCCTCTGGCCAACCTGCGTTGGGGGACCTGTGCAGGTTTGCGTCGTCGGCGATTTTGGCAAATGGTGTTTGGCGATCTGTCGCCCAGATCAGCAGTGCTGTCAGGCGGGCAGGCACCCAGTTCAGCAGGTCGTCGAAACGCGCCGCTGCCCAGCCGAATTGAAGGTGGCGCGGTGTTTTGTAGCCGATCATGCTGTCGGCGGTATTGGTGATCTTGTAGACCAGAAGGGCCGGAAGGCCGCCAATTGCAAACCAGAAAATCGGGGCGATGACCCCGTCGCTGAAATTCTCGGATCCGCTTTCAATCGCGCTGCGCGTGACGTCTGATATGGTCATGTCGCGGGTGTCGCGGCTGACGATCATCGCCACGGCACGGCGCCCTTGTTGCAAAGACATGCGCAGGCCAGTGCCGACGGCGGCCACGTGTTCGACAAGGGATCGTTGTGCAATCAACATCGCCCCAAGAATGACGTCCGCCCAAATGCCCGGAATGGCGGTGATAAGCATGCCCAGGATAAGCGCGCCAATCACCAAGGCCGCGAAACTGATCGTGCCTTTGGTTTTGCGGTTTTCGCCTGTGTTGTATGTCGTGTCGATATGGCCGACGGCCTTTCCCATGATGACAGCAGGGTGCGGGATGCGCGACCACAGCCATTTGGGTTCGCCAAAGATCCCATCAAGGATCATCGCGAAAAGAACGGTCAAAAGGCACCTTCAAGCTGGTCCCACCGATCCGGTGCGGGCAAGCCAAGGCGCAGCCATGTGTTGTCGTATGGGAATGTCCGGGACCAGATTTTGGATTGCGCAAGTTGGGCTTGGGCGGCTTTTGCGTCATCGACTTCGTACAGGCGGAACAGGCTTGTGCCACCAAGAGTGATCGCGCCTTTGCTTGCCAATAAGTCGTCCAAGCGGTTTGCATCTGCGGACAGGCGGGTGCGGGTTTCATCCGCCCATTGGGGATCGGCCAAAGCCTCTGCGCCGATTTGCAAGGCTGGGCCGGACACCTGCCATGGACCTAAGGCTTCTTTTAGGGCCGTGATGATCGCCGGATCGCCAATGGCAAAACCAAGACGCAGCCCCGCGAGCCCCCAAAATTTGCCAAAGCTTTTCAGGATGACCGTGCCGGGTTTGGCGGCCTCTGCGATGAGGGATTGATCGGGGATCACGTCAGCAAAGCTTTCGTCGATGATCCGCAGGTCGCCGGTGATGTCCGACGCCTGCCATATCCGCCCGTCAGGGTTGTTGGGATGCACGGCGACGGTTGCATTTGCCCCGTCCGGATCTGCAAACCAGTTCGCGGATTGAAACGCGGCTGCATGTTCATTGTATGTGGGGCCAGGGATATTCACGCGGCCAGCAGTTGTCAGGCGTGGCAATTGCGCAATGACCGATGATGCGCCTGCCGTCGCGAGACAGGCTGCCGCTTTCGGTACCGACCAATAGGCGCGGGCGCGTGCTGTGATCAGGTCAAATGCGCCGCTGTCAGGCAGGGCTGTCCATGCGTCAGGCGACAGCGTCGGGATCGGGTAGGGTACAGGATTTATACCCGTGGACAGGTCCAGCCACTGCGCGCGCGTGCCGCCGTACTGTGCAATTGCCGCATCCAGCCCGCCGCCGTGGTCGCGTTTTGCAGGGGCATCAATCATTCTGCGGTGTCGTCGGTTGGGATCGGTTGGTGGCGCGTGACGAAGTGCCCTTTGATCGCTTGCGGCCATGTGCGGTAGGGCACTTGGCCTGTTTCGGATGCCGCGTGTGATGTCGCGTAGGTCACAATACCCTCGGCAGCGTCCTGTTCCGGTGTGAAGTCGCCCAAGGTGTAGGCCAGTTTTCCGTGGGCTTGGATCGACACGTTGCAGCCGTGTTTGCAGCCCATCAGGCAGGAAACACGTCGTGTTTTGATGTCTGGCACGCCTGCAGCGGCGGCTTCAACGAGGCTGGCGAGCTGTTCTCCGTCGGTGATTGTGTCTTCGCCTTCGGTCCATTCCGGACGCTTACAGGTGTCGCAAACCGTGATCCAAGTTGTCATTCTTGACGTGCCTCATACAATTTTGATGCGTTTCAAGCTGATTTTGGCCGGTTCGGCAAGCGAATTGGCGGGATCGTGCCTGTTTTGAACGCAGGCTGATTGGCAGTTAACCATTCCTTAGGATTTTAGGCACAGAAAGCTTGAGCAGCCGTTAATGATTGTAGTGGTAACCGTTCGATTCCTCGAACCAAAGTCTAGTGAGAAGGTGCCATGCGTGTATTGATCGTACAAAGTAAGACCGAATTGGGGGCCTTGTGGGCCCGCCACTTGGAACGATTGCAGGCAACTGTGACGGTCGTCGAAACGGGCGACGACGCGCTTGTTCTTCTCCAAAAGCAGAGCTTCGACGTGATCGTGCTTGATCTGGTCCTGCGCGAAGGCAGCGCGCTGACCGTGGCGGACTTTGCTAATTTTAATCAACCACGCGCAAATGTCGTTTTTGTGACAGATACGACCTTCTTCTCGGATGGATCGATTTTTTCGCACAGCGCCAACGCCCGCGCCTTTGTTGAAACAGGAACGCCGCCAAGTGACTTGGCGGCGATCGTTCATCATTATGGCAATTCTGCTAGTCGGGATACCCGCGCAGCAGGCGCCTTTTGATCACCCGCGCCCGTGTGGCGCATCAAAATCAATCACAGGATTGGTCGGAATAATCCGGTTCGGATTAATTGTGTCGTGGCTGTAGTGATAGTGGCGCACGATGTGGTCCATGTTCACCGTCTCTTTCACGCCCGGCCATTGATATAGTTCGCGCGTGAACCCCCAAATATTCGGGTAATCGATGATCCGTTTGCGGTTACATTTGAAGTGTTGGTGATAGACCATGTCGAACCGGATCAGGGTCGTCCAAAGCCGCCAGTCTGCTTCGGTGATCGTGTCGCCGGTCAGGTAGCGGTTTTCGGACAGGATACCTTCGATCCAGTCGAGACTGTCGAACAGCGGGCCTACTGCGTCGTCGTATGCGTCTTGTGTCGTCGCGAAGCCGGATTTGTAGACGCCGTTGTTCACAGTGTCATAGATTCGCGTGTTGATTTCTTCGATCGCGTCGCGCTGGGCCTCTGGCCAAAAATCGGCGGTGTTACCGGTGATGTCGTTAAACGCGCTGTTGAACATCCGAATGATTTCGGACGATTCGTTGGACACGATTGTGTTCTGCTTTTTGTCCCACAGGATTGGCACCGTCACACGGCCTGAAATTTGCGGATCAGCTTTCAGGTAAATGTCGCGGGCAAACGGCAGGCCAAACAGTTTGTCGCCTGTCGCGCCATTCCCGTCTTTTTCGAACGTCCAGCCATCAGACAGCATGTCGGGGTGGACCACAGAAACGTCGATGTGGTCGGTCAGGTCTTTTAAAGTGCGAAACACCATTGTCCGGTGCGCCCATGGGCAAGCGTTTGAAATATAGAGATGATAGCGCCCGCTTTCGGCTTTGAAGCCTGCGTCGCCTGTTGGTCCCGCAGACCCGTCTGCGGTGATCCAATTGCGAAACTTTGCGGTGGACCGCACAAATGCCCCGCCGGATTTCTTTGTGTCGTACCAAACGTCATGCCATTCGCCGTCAACAAGTTGTCCCATGGGGGATGTCCTTTCAAAACTGTGTTGTGACTGATTTAGGCGAGGTCGGACTGCCGACAAACCCCTGTTCAAGCGCAGGTTCTGCGCATTGATGCACACATCTACGCGTCGCATTCGGCGCACGACTGCCGTTTTGTCCCATTGCGGGTCATGCCGTTGGTCCATATACCACCCCAATAGACGAAGCCCGAAAGGGCCAGAGAGGTTGGTGATCCGTCCGGTTGACCCTAGAGGGGACCATGGATCACGTCGTCGGACCTCCCTCATGCGGTTGCGTGGGGTTTCTGGCGTATAGGGCAGAACTTGGAGGATCAGATGCGGATCATTTTGACACTTCTCTTGGCGGTTGCCGGATCATCGGTGCAGGCCCATCCGGGGCATTTGGCCGATTTGGCAGGTCACGACCATTGGGTTGCGGGGGCTGCGATTGGTCTAGCGATCCTGACCGGCATTTACGGGGCCCTAAAGGGCAAGAAAGAGACCGACGCAGAGGTCGAACCCGAACTGGAAGAAGAAGGGGAACCCGCGTGAAAACAGGTGTCATGATTTGCGGCCACGGGTCGCGCAGCCAATCTGCGGTCGATGAATTTGCGACCTTGGCGGATAAACTGCCTGCGTTGTTGCCCGACGATTGGATGACCGACTACGGCTATCTGGAATTCGCAAACCCTGTGATCCGCGACGGTTTGGATAAGCTGCGCGAAGCAGGTTGCGATCGCGTGCTGGCCGTGCCGGGCATGCTGTTTGCGGCGATGCATGCAAAGAATGACATCCCGACTGTTTTGAATACCTACGCGGCGAAGCACGGCATCACCGTGTCTTATGGACGTGAATTGGGTGTTGATCCCAAGATGATCGCGGCTGCCGCTGGTCGTATTCGCGAAGCTGTTGATCAAGCGAATGCCGATTTGGGCGAATTGCCGTTGGAAGAGACCTGTTTGGTCGTGATTGGCCGTGGTGCGTCTGATCCGGATGCGAACGGCAACGTCGCCAAGATTGCCCGCATGGTTGCCGAAGGCATGGGTTTTGGCTGGCACGAGGTCGGGTTTTCCGGCGTGACCTTCCCGCTGGTCGAGCCGTGTTTGCAGCATGTGACGCGGCTTGGGTACAAGCGCGTCATTGTGTTCCCGTATTTCTTATTCTCGGGCATTTTGATCGACCGGATTTATGGATTTACGGATCAGGTTGCCGCCGAATATCCCGACATTGATTTTGTGAAAGCCGGTTATCTTGGGGATCATCCGCAGGTGCTGGCGACGTTTGCAGAGCGGATCATCGAGCAGGTTGGTGACAACCCGCCGCCAAATTGCGGGACATGTCAGTATCGGACGCAGGTGCTTGAGGTTGGCGGCGGTGACGTGCGCAAGATTACGCCTGAACAGCGCGAACAATTGTCGGGTGGCGATCATCCTGCTTTTGCTGCCGTGCCGCCCCCGACCTGTGTGCTGTGTAAGTACCGCACGGGCGTCGTCGGGTTTGAAGGCGAAGTCGGGGCTGTTCAAGAAAGCCACCACCATCATGTTGAGGGCCAAGGGGCAAATGCGCCGGGGTCGAATGTCGCGGATTGTGCGCTGTGCGATACATTCTGTACGGGGATGTGCCGACTGGTTGAGGCGGATCACCATCATCATCATCACGACCATGGGCATGGCCACGATCATCATCACCATGATCACGACCATCACCACCACGCAGAATACCCCCATGCGAAACATCCGCACGGGCCGGAAAGCGCGCGGAAATCGAAATCCTGATCAGAAGGCCAGCCAGTGCGACCGTATGAAAAAGATCCCAGTGCTATTTATGCGGCCAGCTTTGCGACCGTGCGGCGCGAGGCAAAGCTCGATCGCTTTGCCCCTGCAATGCAGCCTGTTGTCACGCGGTTGATCCATAGCTGCGGCATGGTGGAGATTGCGGATCGTTTGGCGTTTTCGCCTGATGCCGCGGTTCGAGGTCATGACGCATTGAAAGCAGGCAAGCCTGTGTTGTGTGACTGCGAAATGGTTGGTGCAGGGATTATTCGTCGGTATTTGCCTGCGGATAACGATGTGATTGTGACGTTGAATGATCCGTCTGTGCCGGATCGTGCGAAGGATATCGGGAATACGCGTTCTGCTGCCGCGGTTGAACTGTGGGCTGATCATCTGGACGGGGCTGTTGTGGCGATTGGCAACGCGCCGACTGCGCTGTTCCATCTGCTTGAGTTGATTGATGCGGGGGCGCCGAAACCTGCGGTGATCCTTGGGTTTCCTGTAGGGTTTATTGGCGCTGCCGAAAGCAAGGCAGAGCTTGCCGCTGATCCGCGCGGGTGTGGTTTCATTGCGCTGCGTGGACGAAAGGGTGGATCGGCGATGGCGTCCGCTGCTGTCAATGCGCTGGCTGCTGGTCTGCCGGAGGACAAAGTATGACGACAACGCCTTGGTTGCATGTTGTGGGGATTGGCGAAGACGGACTTGATGGTCTTGTGCCTGCGACCCGTGCGGTTGTGGAAGCGGCTGAAGTGATCCTTGGCGGAGAGCGGCATCACGCGTTGGCCGAGGCGGTGCAGGCCGAACGGATCGCGTGGCCGACGCCCTTTGATGCGATGATCGAAACGATTGAGGGGCTGCGGGGCAAGCGTGCCGTGATCCTCGTCACTGGCGATCCGCTGTGGTTTTCTGTGGGAGCGCGAATTGGGCGCGCGATTGATCCGGCGGAGATTGTCTATCACCCGCAACTGTCCGCATTCCAGCTGGCGTCTGCCCGCATGGGGTGGTCGTTGCCGGATGTTGAGACGTTGACCGTGCATGGCCGTCCTGTGGAGCAGATGATTGCCTTCATCCAGCCGGATGCACGGTTGTTGGTGCTGACGACGGGGGCGCAAACGCCGGCGCAGATCGCGGCATTTTTGACCGAACGTGGCTTTGGGCAGTCGAAGCTGACGGTGTTAGCTGCGATGGGCGGTAAAGACGAGTTGCGTTTTGATGGTGTGGCCGAAAGCTGGGATCACCAGGTGCCTGCGTTTAACACGCTCGCAGTTGAATGTATCGCGGCCCCTGATGCGGCGTTGCTGCCGCGTGTGCCGGGATTGGCGGATAGTTTGTTTCAGTCCGATGGGACGATGACGAAACAGGAAATTCGTGCGGCCACTGTGGCCAAGCTGATGCCGATGCGCGGGGCGCTGTTGTGGGATATCGGCTGCGGCTGCGGATCCGTTGCGATCGAATGGATGCGTGCGGCGCGGTATGCGCGTGCTGTCGGGATTGAACCGCGTGCTGATCGGCGTGCGATGGCGGGTGCGAATGCGCTGGCGCTGGGCACCCCGAAGTTAGAATTGGTGGACGGGTCCGTGCCTGCCGCGTTGGACGGGCTTGCGGCGCCTGATGCGATTTTCATTGGTGGCGGGTTGAGCCGTGCGACGTTTGATGCTGCTTGGGCGGCTTTGCGTCCTTTGGGCCGGCTGGTGGCGAATGCTGTGACCTTGGAAAGCGAGGCGGAGTTGATCGCGCTGCACCGTGATTTTGGCGGTGATTTGGTGAAGCTTATGGTGCACCGTGCCGAACCTGTGGGTCGGTTGACGGGGTGGCGCCCGGGGATGCCTGTGACCCAGTTGAGTTTGGTGAAACGATGACTGGAGACGCGCGTGCGAGCACGACGCCCCTCCCGCCATCCCGTGGTACTTTGTATGGTGTTGGCTTGGGGCCAGGTGCGCCGGATTTGATGACTTTGCGGGCTGCGCGCTTGATTGAGGCTGCTGACATCGTGGCCTATCCGACGTTGGCGGGTGGCGAGAGTTTTGCACGGTCGATCGCGGCCGATTTGATCAAATCGGATGCCGTGGAGATCGTGATGGATGTTCCAATGTCTGTGGAACGCCAGCCTGCGCAAGATGCTTATGATGCGGGTGCTGCCGCGATTGCGGAGGCTTTGGAGGCTGGCCGTGATGTGGTGTGCCTGTGCGAAGGTGATCCGTTTTTCTACGGGTCGTTCATGTATATTTTCGCGCGTCTCGCCGATCGGTTTGACGTGCAGGTTGTGCCGGGCGTGACGTCTGTGACGGCCTGTGCTGCGTCAGCGCGGATGCCGTTGGCTGCGCGTAATGAACGGCTGACTGTGCTGCCGGGTCCGTTGCCTGAGGACGAGTTGCGTGACCGGATCGCGGGCGCTGAGAGCGTTGTGATTATGAAGGTCGGCCGTCATTTGGTGAAGATCAGAGGCGTGATTGACGCGCTGGGCCTGATGGACGGCGCTGTTTATGTGGAACGTGCGACTTTGCCTACACAGATCGTGCTGCCGCTGGCGGATGCCCCTGAAAAGGCACCTTACTTTTCGATGATATTACTGACTAAAGGGGCCGATCCATGGCTGTGAAACCTGTTGTTTTGGCGCTTTCCCGTTCGGGAGAGGCCGTGGCCCATCGTGTGGCAAAGGTGCTTGGTGCGCAGGTGCATGGCCGCGAAGGTCGTGTGGATCAGGCGGATGCGTTTTTTGCGCATGCGTTGGATCATACGCGAGAATTGTTCGCGGCTGGGGTTCCGATTGTGGGCGTTTGTGCGTCGGGGATCTTGATCCGCGGTGTTGCGCCGTTGTTAGCCGACAAAACGACAGAGCCACCGGTGATTTCTGTGTCTGATAATGGGGCTGTTGTTGTACCATTGTTGGGTGGGCATCGCGGCGCGAACCGCTTGGCGGCTGAGATTTCTGATGCGCTGGGTGCTGTCGCTGCTGTGACGACGGCGGGTGACGTGGCGATGGGCGTGGCGTTGGATAGTCCGCCTGCGGGGTGGCGTTTGGTGAACCCTGATGACGCAAAGGATGCGATGGCGGGGATGTTGTCGGCTGGCGGTGCTTTGCTGGCTGAGGACGCGTCGGTGCGTGCTGAATGGTTGGATGCGGTGCCGTTTGCTGAGGATGGCACGCGGTTGTCCTGCACGTCGGCTGCTTTGCCGGATTTGGGCGGCGATCATTTGCAGTTTGCGCCGCAGGTTTTGACGTTGGGTGTTGGTTGTGCGCGGAATTGTCCGCCTGAGGAACTGGCTGCATTGGTGCAGTCGGTTTTGGATGAAGCAGGGCTAGCGCCTGAGGCGATCCATTCGGTGAATACAATCACCCTGAAAGGCGATGAGCCTGCGATTATTGATCTTGCGGCATCGCTTGGTGCGCCGATGCGTTTGTTTGAGGCGGATGTTTTGGAATCGGAGACGCCGCGTCTTGCGAATCCATCTGATGTGGTTTTCGCCGAAGTGGGTACGCATGGCGTGTCTGAGGCTGCGGCCTTGGCGCAAGGTGGCGCGGACGCCGTGCTGACCCATCCGAAGCGCAAGACGGCGAATGCGACCTGCGCGATTGCGATGGCACCTGCCCCCTTGGTTGATCTGAAGGGAAGGTCGCGTGGGCGGTTGTCGATTGTGGGTATTGGACCGGGGCAGGCGGCATGGCGCACGCCTGAGGTATCGCGGCTGGTGTCTGAAGCTGAGGAATTGGTGGGATACGGGCTTTATATTGATTTGCTGGGGCCGTTGGCTGTGGGCAAGGAGCGGTCTGATTTTCCATTGGGCGGCGAAGAGGATCGGTGCCGGTTTGCGTTGGAACAGGCAGCGTTGGGCAAGAACGTGGCCTTGGTCTGTTCGGGTGATGCAGGCATTTATGCGATGGGCGCGTTGGTGTTCGAATTGCTGGATCGGTCGGTGGATCAGATGGGTGTTTCTGATGCAGCGCACCGTGTCGAGGTTGTCTGTTCGC
The Rhodobacteraceae bacterium S2214 genome window above contains:
- a CDS encoding precorrin-8X methylmutase, which translates into the protein MRPYEKDPSAIYAASFATVRREAKLDRFAPAMQPVVTRLIHSCGMVEIADRLAFSPDAAVRGHDALKAGKPVLCDCEMVGAGIIRRYLPADNDVIVTLNDPSVPDRAKDIGNTRSAAAVELWADHLDGAVVAIGNAPTALFHLLELIDAGAPKPAVILGFPVGFIGAAESKAELAADPRGCGFIALRGRKGGSAMASAAVNALAAGLPEDKV
- a CDS encoding membrane dipeptidase — its product is MKRFFKAFAVLVLIAIAAFFYFAPYYVAAERNAVRPHAPYPISDQAQALHDSLIIGDWHADALLWDRNLLKRSDIGHVDIPRLLEGNVAIQMFTAVTKSPAGQNIHENAADATDNITLLAIGQLWPPRTWNSLLERALYQAEKLHHFADKSEQLRVIETQSDLEQLLADRAAGQNVVGGLLGIEGAHPLEGDIANLAKLTDAGHRMIALQHFFDNALGGSLHGENNAGLTDFGREVVTQVEQRNLILDLAHSSPQVARDVLAITDMPIVVSHTGIFGACPSERNYDDGLMQDIAAKGGVIAIGYWRTAVCDDSPAGIARSIQAAIDLVGENHVSLGSDFDGSVTTSLDTSELAAITQALVDIRTPETQIRKVMGENMLRVLRARLPN
- a CDS encoding sirohydrochlorin chelatase, producing MICGHGSRSQSAVDEFATLADKLPALLPDDWMTDYGYLEFANPVIRDGLDKLREAGCDRVLAVPGMLFAAMHAKNDIPTVLNTYAAKHGITVSYGRELGVDPKMIAAAAGRIREAVDQANADLGELPLEETCLVVIGRGASDPDANGNVAKIARMVAEGMGFGWHEVGFSGVTFPLVEPCLQHVTRLGYKRVIVFPYFLFSGILIDRIYGFTDQVAAEYPDIDFVKAGYLGDHPQVLATFAERIIEQVGDNPPPNCGTCQYRTQVLEVGGGDVRKITPEQREQLSGGDHPAFAAVPPPTCVLCKYRTGVVGFEGEVGAVQESHHHHVEGQGANAPGSNVADCALCDTFCTGMCRLVEADHHHHHHDHGHGHDHHHHDHDHHHHAEYPHAKHPHGPESARKSKS
- a CDS encoding pyridoxal phosphate-dependent class II aminotransferase, with protein sequence MIDAPAKRDHGGGLDAAIAQYGGTRAQWLDLSTGINPVPYPIPTLSPDAWTALPDSGAFDLITARARAYWSVPKAAACLATAGASSVIAQLPRLTTAGRVNIPGPTYNEHAAAFQSANWFADPDGANATVAVHPNNPDGRIWQASDITGDLRIIDESFADVIPDQSLIAEAAKPGTVILKSFGKFWGLAGLRLGFAIGDPAIITALKEALGPWQVSGPALQIGAEALADPQWADETRTRLSADANRLDDLLASKGAITLGGTSLFRLYEVDDAKAAQAQLAQSKIWSRTFPYDNTWLRLGLPAPDRWDQLEGAF
- a CDS encoding DUF1636 domain-containing protein; this translates as MTTWITVCDTCKRPEWTEGEDTITDGEQLASLVEAAAAGVPDIKTRRVSCLMGCKHGCNVSIQAHGKLAYTLGDFTPEQDAAEGIVTYATSHAASETGQVPYRTWPQAIKGHFVTRHQPIPTDDTAE
- a CDS encoding lytic murein transglycosylase, encoding MRRLAFALSMLASPAVAQTCGGPLPAFLAGVKAEAVANGLSPTAADGVLNGARIDQRVLNADRSQGVFQKDFIAFSRALISQNRIDNGVAAARRNAATFDRIEAQFGIPREVILAFWAFETDYGSFQGDFNTRNALVTLAHDCRRPELFRPQLIAAIELNERGNFNPDTTTGAWAGEIGQVQMLPGDIIESGLDGDGDGKIDLKGSAADALMSGANVLSGLGWKPNQPWLQEIRVPDTLDWAQTGLKHPKTVAEWNALGVTSRDGTAPTNLTARVVLPMGRNGPAFFAYDNFDVYFEWNQSFVYVTTAAYFATRLAGGPVYDAGNPTPGLSGDQMQALQSKLAARGHDVGGIDGILGAKTRDAIQLEQQRLGLPADAWPTTGLLNAL
- a CDS encoding glutathione S-transferase family protein; amino-acid sequence: MGQLVDGEWHDVWYDTKKSGGAFVRSTAKFRNWITADGSAGPTGDAGFKAESGRYHLYISNACPWAHRTMVFRTLKDLTDHIDVSVVHPDMLSDGWTFEKDGNGATGDKLFGLPFARDIYLKADPQISGRVTVPILWDKKQNTIVSNESSEIIRMFNSAFNDITGNTADFWPEAQRDAIEEINTRIYDTVNNGVYKSGFATTQDAYDDAVGPLFDSLDWIEGILSENRYLTGDTITEADWRLWTTLIRFDMVYHQHFKCNRKRIIDYPNIWGFTRELYQWPGVKETVNMDHIVRHYHYSHDTINPNRIIPTNPVIDFDAPHGRG
- the cbiB gene encoding adenosylcobinamide-phosphate synthase CbiB, which codes for MILDGIFGEPKWLWSRIPHPAVIMGKAVGHIDTTYNTGENRKTKGTISFAALVIGALILGMLITAIPGIWADVILGAMLIAQRSLVEHVAAVGTGLRMSLQQGRRAVAMIVSRDTRDMTISDVTRSAIESGSENFSDGVIAPIFWFAIGGLPALLVYKITNTADSMIGYKTPRHLQFGWAAARFDDLLNWVPARLTALLIWATDRQTPFAKIADDANLHRSPNAGWPEAAMAYKQNVALAGPRSYDGKLTLFPYVNEAGKHTLGPDDIAQTTQTLWAAWWVTLAIALFVAII